In Isoptericola jiangsuensis, the following proteins share a genomic window:
- the uvrA gene encoding excinuclease ABC subunit UvrA, translated as MSNRLVVSGAREHNLRNVDLDLPRDRLVVFTGLSGSGKSSLAFDTIFAEGQRRYVESLSAYARQFLGQMDKPDVDFIEGLSPAVSIDQKSTNRNPRSTVGTITEVYDYLRLLFARAGTQHCPVCDEPVRAQTPQQIVDKVLELPEGTRYQVLAPVVRGRKGEYTELFAELQTQGFARARVDGEVVQLASPPTLERKLKHDIEVVVDRLVARDTVRRRLTDSVETALGLAGGLVMIELVDADIDDLDRVRKYSEKRSCPNDHPLSLDEIEPRTFSFNAPYGACPECTGIGFRLEVDPDLVVPDVEKTLREGAVAPWAQTSSEYFERVLSALADEMKFSLDVPWRALPQRARDAVLHGRNHEVHVKYRNRWGRERQYSTGFEGAITFLERRHGETESDWSKDRYEAFMREVPCPVCRGARLKPEVLAVKVGDKSIWDVCRLPIAESKQYLDALDLGPREAAIAGEVLKEIHARLGFLLDVGLHYLTLERAAGTLSGGEAQRIRLATQIGSGLVGVLYVLDEPSIGLHQRDNRRLIDTLTRLRDMGNTLIVVEHDEDTIRAADWIVDVGPGAGEHGGQVVHSGDYAGLLESAESMTGAYLSGRRSIALPAARRAPDPKRRLTVVGARENNLRDIDVSFPLGVLTAVTGVSGSGKSTLVNSILHTVLANELNGARQVAGRHTRVTGTEHLDKVVHVDQGPIGRTPRSNPATYTGVWDRIRKIFAETEEAKVRGYGPGRFSFNVKGGRCEACSGDGTLKIEMNFLPDVYVPCEVCHGARYNRETLEVHFKGRTVADVLDMPIEEAAEFFAAFPAISRHLSTLVDVGLGYVRLGQPAPTLSGGEAQRVKLASELQKRSTGRTVYVLDEPTTGLHFEDIRKLLGVLQSLVEKGNTVLVIEHNLDVVKSADWIVDMGPEGGSGGGLVVAEGTPEQVAAVEASHTGRFLAPLLAEHPAVPVGDTVASVGPARPAAAARKTTKRRATKHDAA; from the coding sequence GTGAGCAACCGCCTCGTCGTCTCCGGTGCCCGCGAGCACAACCTCCGCAACGTCGACCTCGACCTCCCGCGCGACCGTCTGGTCGTGTTCACGGGGCTGTCCGGGTCGGGGAAGTCCTCGCTGGCGTTCGACACCATCTTCGCCGAGGGGCAGCGGCGCTACGTCGAGTCCCTGTCGGCGTACGCCCGGCAGTTCCTCGGCCAGATGGACAAGCCCGACGTCGACTTCATCGAGGGTCTCAGCCCCGCGGTGTCGATCGACCAGAAGTCGACGAACCGCAACCCGCGGTCCACCGTCGGCACCATCACCGAGGTGTACGACTACCTGCGCCTGCTCTTCGCGCGCGCCGGGACGCAGCACTGCCCGGTCTGCGACGAGCCGGTGCGCGCCCAGACCCCGCAGCAGATCGTCGACAAGGTCCTGGAGCTGCCGGAGGGCACCCGCTACCAGGTGCTCGCCCCGGTCGTCCGCGGGCGCAAGGGGGAGTACACCGAGCTCTTCGCCGAGCTGCAGACGCAGGGCTTCGCCCGTGCGCGGGTCGACGGCGAGGTCGTGCAGCTCGCGTCCCCGCCCACCCTGGAGCGCAAGCTCAAGCACGACATCGAGGTCGTCGTCGACCGACTGGTCGCGCGCGACACCGTGCGCCGGCGCCTCACCGACTCCGTGGAGACGGCGCTGGGCCTGGCGGGCGGACTGGTGATGATCGAGCTCGTCGACGCCGACATCGACGACCTCGACCGGGTCCGCAAGTACTCCGAGAAGCGGTCCTGCCCCAACGACCACCCGCTGAGCCTCGACGAGATCGAGCCGCGCACGTTCTCCTTCAACGCGCCGTACGGCGCCTGCCCGGAGTGCACCGGCATCGGGTTCCGGCTCGAGGTCGACCCGGACCTCGTCGTGCCCGACGTGGAGAAGACGCTGCGCGAGGGCGCGGTGGCACCCTGGGCGCAGACCTCGTCCGAGTACTTCGAGCGCGTCCTGTCGGCGCTCGCCGACGAGATGAAGTTCTCCCTCGACGTGCCGTGGCGCGCGCTGCCGCAGCGGGCCCGGGACGCGGTGCTGCACGGCCGCAACCACGAGGTGCACGTGAAGTACCGCAACCGGTGGGGCCGCGAACGGCAGTACTCCACCGGGTTCGAGGGCGCGATCACGTTCCTCGAGCGTCGGCACGGCGAGACGGAGTCCGACTGGTCGAAGGACCGGTACGAGGCGTTCATGCGCGAGGTGCCCTGCCCGGTGTGCCGGGGGGCGCGACTCAAGCCCGAGGTGCTCGCGGTGAAGGTCGGCGACAAGTCGATCTGGGACGTCTGCCGGCTGCCGATCGCCGAGTCGAAGCAGTACCTCGACGCCCTCGACCTGGGTCCGCGCGAGGCCGCGATCGCGGGCGAGGTGCTCAAGGAGATCCACGCCCGCCTCGGGTTCCTGCTCGACGTCGGCCTGCACTACCTGACCCTCGAGCGCGCCGCGGGCACGCTGTCCGGCGGCGAGGCGCAGCGCATCCGGCTCGCCACCCAGATCGGCTCGGGCCTCGTGGGCGTGCTGTACGTCCTCGACGAGCCGAGCATCGGCCTGCACCAGCGGGACAACCGGCGCCTCATCGACACCCTCACGCGCCTGCGGGACATGGGCAACACCCTCATCGTCGTCGAGCACGACGAGGACACGATCCGGGCCGCCGACTGGATCGTCGACGTGGGTCCGGGCGCCGGCGAGCACGGCGGCCAGGTCGTGCACTCGGGCGACTACGCCGGGCTGCTGGAGTCCGCGGAGTCGATGACGGGCGCGTACCTGTCCGGTCGGCGCAGCATCGCCCTGCCGGCGGCGCGCCGTGCGCCGGACCCGAAGCGGCGCCTCACCGTCGTCGGGGCCCGGGAGAACAACCTCCGTGACATCGACGTGTCGTTCCCGCTCGGCGTCCTCACCGCGGTGACCGGCGTGTCCGGCTCCGGCAAGTCGACGCTCGTGAACTCGATCCTGCACACCGTGCTCGCGAACGAGCTCAACGGCGCCCGGCAGGTGGCGGGCCGGCACACCCGCGTCACCGGCACGGAGCACCTGGACAAGGTCGTCCACGTCGACCAGGGACCCATCGGGCGCACCCCGCGCTCGAACCCGGCCACCTACACGGGCGTCTGGGACCGGATCCGCAAGATCTTCGCCGAGACGGAGGAGGCGAAGGTCCGTGGCTACGGGCCGGGGCGGTTCTCCTTCAACGTCAAGGGCGGCCGCTGCGAGGCCTGCTCCGGCGACGGCACGCTGAAGATCGAGATGAACTTCCTGCCGGACGTCTACGTGCCCTGCGAGGTGTGCCACGGCGCCCGCTACAACCGCGAGACGCTCGAGGTGCACTTCAAGGGAAGGACGGTCGCGGACGTCCTCGACATGCCGATCGAGGAGGCGGCGGAGTTCTTCGCCGCGTTCCCCGCCATCTCCCGGCACCTGTCGACCCTCGTCGACGTCGGCCTCGGCTACGTGCGGCTCGGCCAGCCCGCCCCGACCCTGTCGGGCGGCGAGGCGCAGCGCGTCAAGCTCGCCAGCGAGCTCCAGAAGCGCTCCACCGGTCGCACCGTCTACGTGCTGGACGAGCCCACCACCGGCCTGCACTTCGAGGACATCCGTAAGCTCCTCGGCGTCCTGCAGTCCCTCGTCGAGAAGGGGAACACCGTGCTCGTGATCGAGCACAACCTCGACGTGGTCAAGAGCGCCGACTGGATCGTGGACATGGGCCCGGAGGGCGGCTCCGGCGGCGGGCTCGTCGTGGCCGAGGGCACCCCGGAGCAGGTGGCGGCCGTGGAGGCCAGCCACACCGGGCGGTTCCTCGCCCCGCTCCTCGCCGAGCACCCCGCGGTGCCCGTCGGGGACACGGTCGCGTCCGTCGGCCCGGCCCGGCCCGCGGCCGCCGCGCGGAAGACCACCAAGCGGCGAGCCACGAAGCACGACGCCGCCTGA
- a CDS encoding OsmC family protein encodes MGAQHSFAASVTWPTAGVAEGDPAGATTSYAAYTRDHDVTAPGHPVVPGSADPAFRGDGARYSPEELLVASLAQCHMLWFLHLAAEARVVVRGYTDAATGTMRVESRGEGQFTDVTLHPQVVVDAASDVTDARLAELHHRAHALCFVARSVNFPVLVEPMPLRTSTTV; translated from the coding sequence ATGGGAGCCCAGCACTCGTTCGCCGCGTCCGTCACCTGGCCCACCGCGGGCGTGGCGGAGGGCGACCCCGCCGGCGCGACGACCTCCTACGCGGCGTACACGCGCGACCACGACGTCACCGCGCCGGGGCACCCCGTGGTGCCCGGCAGCGCCGACCCCGCGTTCCGTGGCGACGGCGCGCGGTACAGCCCCGAGGAGCTGCTCGTGGCGAGCCTCGCGCAGTGCCACATGCTGTGGTTCCTGCACCTGGCCGCCGAGGCGCGCGTCGTGGTGCGCGGCTACACGGACGCGGCGACCGGCACCATGCGCGTCGAGTCGCGCGGCGAGGGCCAGTTCACCGACGTCACGCTGCACCCCCAGGTGGTCGTCGACGCGGCGTCGGACGTGACCGACGCGCGCCTCGCCGAGCTCCACCACCGGGCCCACGCCCTGTGCTTCGTCGCGCGCAGCGTGAACTTCCCGGTGCTGGTCGAGCCGATGCCGCTGCGCACCTCGACCACCGTCTGA